The genomic region CGCAGGTAGTCCGAATCCTTTTTGTACCGAAAAATAAAGCCCATCAAGGCGCGTAAAATCAGGCGTGTAGTAGGGCAGCGAAGAAACGGCATCTACTTGAATAAGTGCAGTAGGATATTGCTTTTGACACAAAGCCATTAAATTTTCATCAAAACTTACACCACTGCTGGTTTCGTTTTGAATAATGGCGAGCATTTCGGTTTGGCTACTGTCATTGGCAGGCTCACCAAAATTTTCTGCTTGAAAACCTTTTCCAAAAGGAACTTCTATTAGACTTGTATTTTTACCTAACTTTTGTGCAAAATCAGCAAATTTTGAGGAAAAAGAGCCATTTACCAAATGCGTGCAGTGCAAGGCTACTGTATTTTGGATAATGCGCTCCCAAATTTCATTTGCCGAACTTGCAAAGACGAGGTGGAAATGGTCGGGAATGGCTAAAAGCAGACGTAAGTTTTTTTCCGTTTCTGCATAAATATCTTTAAAAGTTTGACTTCTATGCGAAATAGAGGTAAGTTTTTGGCGCAAAGCAGACCGAAGGTGGTCGGCTACGGAAGGGTAAAGTTCGGAAGGACCTGGGGTGAGATAAAATTTCATCGCTTTTTTATTGGGCAGCGTTTAATATTTTAAAGTTGTTTTTTGCAGTTTCTAAAAAGTTGATAAAATTGCTCACTTTCTCATCATACGCCGTCGGATTGGCAAGCAAACGCTCATCTTTGGGATTGATGATGACATAGTAGGGCTGCGAAGTGGTCTTGAAACGCTCTGATTGCAGGTTGAGATTGATTGAACCTATCGTTTTGAGGGTTTCGCCCTCTGCATTTTGTACCCAATCGCTTTGTTCGGCTTCTTTGCGCTCGTCTGCATAAAGGGCGACAACTACAAAATCTTCTTTGAGCGCACGCAATACCTGTGCATCTGCCCATACATTTGCTTCCATTTTCCTACAATTTACACAACCATGTCCTGTGAAATCTATGAAAAGCGGTTTGCCTGCTTTTTCGGCAGCGGCTAAGGCTTCTTTGTATTCGAAGTAGCCTTTGATGCCATGCGGCAGATGTAAGAAATCGGCGTATTTAGCATTAAAGCTTTCCTCTTTGGCGGTTTGTGATGTTGTACCATTTGAAGCAAAAGCGAACATGTTTTCCTTTTGTGGTGGCAGATAGCCCGACAATTCTTTCAGGGGTGCGCCCCAAAGACCGGGCAGCAGATAGAGAAAAAAGCCAAAGGCGACAGTGGCTAAGAGCAGGCGCGTGATGCTCAATTTTTCCATCGCGCTATCGTGTGGTAGGCGAATCTTGCCCAAAAGATATAGCCCTGTTAGGAAAGAAATGGCTGCCCAAATTGCAATAAAAATATGCCTATCTAAAAGCCCCCAATGATAGACTTGGTCGGCAACGCTCAAAAATTTGAACGCTAAGGCTAATTCTATAAAACCCAAAACTACTTTGACCGTATTGAGCCAGCCCCCCGATTTGGGAAGCGAACTAAGCCAAGAAGGAAATATCGCAAAAAGGCTAAAAGGAAGGGCGAAAGCTGCCCCAAAAGAAGCCATACCCAAGGCAGGACGCAAAAATTGCCCATCAGCCGCCATCACCAAAAGGCTACCTACGATAGGAGCGGTGCAGGAAAAGGACACCAAAACCAGCGTAATTGCCATAAAGAAAATACCTCCTAAGCCGCGATTTTTGTCTGCCTGCGCGTCCATTTTATTGACGATAAAGGAAGGAAGTGTAATTTCGAATGCGCCAAAAAAAGAAATCGCAAAAATGATAAAAAGCGTAAAGAAAAAGAGGTTTGGAAACCAATGTGTAGAGAGAAAATTTGCCGCATCTTCGCCCAATAAAGCCCCAACGCCCACGCCTATCAGTGTGAAAAAGGCGATAATAGAAAGCGCGTAAATAAGTCCCTGCACGATAGCTTTTGCTCTGCTACGGCTGCGTTTGGTGAAAAAAGCCACCGTCATGGGAATCATCGGAAAGACACAAGGGGTGAGCAAAGCCAGCACGCCGCCTATGAAAGATGCCAGAATAAAGCCCCAGATGCTTTCCTGCGTCGCCTCCTGATTGAAGGTAGGGTTTAAATCTAAGGTAGGATTTTTAGAAGTGCTTTGATTGTCAAAGTTGCTATTTTGCTTGCCTTCGCCATTTTCTTCTACCGAAATGGTATCGAGGGGGGCGAACTTTTCGCCCTCTGTATCGGCTTGGGTGCTGTTTTCGGCTTTGTTTTCTACCTCTTTTTCGCTGCTTGTTTCTGTGCTATTTTGAGTGGTTTCTTGTTTTGTGTCGGATTTTAGGGTCAGATTTTTGGTGGCGATATTAAACTTTTTGCTACCCTCGATAACGGCATTGAGGATACACATGCCTGTTTCATCTGAACAAACTTGAAAATAAGGCTCTACTACAATCGTAGTTAGTGGTTTTAAAACTTTAATTTTTTGTCTAAATTCGGCAGTTTTTGTAAAATAGGTATATTCGCCTCCCCAAAGGTCGTCGTATTTTTTCTTGGGTGCCATGGGCTTTATTTTTCCAATAAGCTCGTAATCGCCTTGTGGTTTGAAATTAAATTCGGAAACAATCGGACCCAAGGCGGGGTCAAAGTCGGTGGAATAGAGATACCAACTCTCTTTGATTTTTGCTTTTAAAATTACTTCTATTTCATCTCCAATTTGGTACTCTTTCTTAGAAAAGTCGAAAGTCCATTTGATGAGGTCGGCATTGTCTTGCTGTGCCGAAAGCGGAACAAGGGAAAAAGCCCAAAATAAGAGAGGCGCAATTAGGCGCGTCCAAAGGCTTAGAGACGGTTGTTTTTTTGGGGCAGGCTGCCCAAAGAAGCGGATTTTGTTCTGCGTCATACAAATATTAGGAAAGTTTGGAATATTCAGATGTTAGCTTTTGCAAAGGTGCAAAAAATAATACCGTCATGGTCATTTTATCACCCTAAAAGTGCTGTTTTTAACAAAAAATGAGGAATTTAGAAATTGCAAGCCCAAATAGAAAGGCGATTTGGTAGCTTTTAAAAGAAAAACAAGTTCCATCTTTTCAGTGATGAAACTTGTTTTGAAAAGAGATGTAAAAAAATCGTGTAGGTTTATCCAATACTTAGCAAAACGGAGTAGCGAAATGAATTAGATAAATAGTAAAGTAAATAAGAGATTTTCGTAAAGGAAAAGAGATAAAAGTAATGGTAGGTTTAAGAAAAAAGCCATTTTTTGGCTTCTTCGGGGTCGTTGAAATAACGCGGTGCGTCATAGTTTTGCGCAATTTCGTCTTCTTCCATCATTTGTTCTACCGAAACTTGCGAAAAGACATCGTCGGCTACTACAAACGCCATACGTTTGAGGCAGGTAGTGCGCGGTGCAATTTCTTTGGCTACCCATTCTTGTACTTCTACGGGAATGGTATAGGCTAAAATAGAAGTATCTACCAAAAGTTTATCAGGTAGGTACTGTTCTACGGCATCAGCATAGACGCGCATGTTTGTTTTGAAGTCTTCCTCTTCCATGCTTGCGCCGTCGTTGTAGTAGTA from Hugenholtzia roseola DSM 9546 harbors:
- a CDS encoding aminotransferase class V-fold PLP-dependent enzyme; the protein is MKFYLTPGPSELYPSVADHLRSALRQKLTSISHRSQTFKDIYAETEKNLRLLLAIPDHFHLVFASSANEIWERIIQNTVALHCTHLVNGSFSSKFADFAQKLGKNTSLIEVPFGKGFQAENFGEPANDSSQTEMLAIIQNETSSGVSFDENLMALCQKQYPTALIQVDAVSSLPYYTPDFTRLDGLYFSVQKGFGLPAGLGVWIFSEKVLEKAKTLQAQLAEKGSSIGSYHALPDWLSQAQNHQTPETPNVLGIYLLGKVCGDMLERGIKTIRQETNYKAALLYDALERSQLFTPFVAPAHRSKTVLVADFLAEKSQKSLSQILQLFENEGLIIGKGYGKYKESQIRIANFPSHSKELAEKLADLILKY
- a CDS encoding protein-disulfide reductase DsbD family protein, with the translated sequence MTQNKIRFFGQPAPKKQPSLSLWTRLIAPLLFWAFSLVPLSAQQDNADLIKWTFDFSKKEYQIGDEIEVILKAKIKESWYLYSTDFDPALGPIVSEFNFKPQGDYELIGKIKPMAPKKKYDDLWGGEYTYFTKTAEFRQKIKVLKPLTTIVVEPYFQVCSDETGMCILNAVIEGSKKFNIATKNLTLKSDTKQETTQNSTETSSEKEVENKAENSTQADTEGEKFAPLDTISVEENGEGKQNSNFDNQSTSKNPTLDLNPTFNQEATQESIWGFILASFIGGVLALLTPCVFPMIPMTVAFFTKRSRSRAKAIVQGLIYALSIIAFFTLIGVGVGALLGEDAANFLSTHWFPNLFFFTLFIIFAISFFGAFEITLPSFIVNKMDAQADKNRGLGGIFFMAITLVLVSFSCTAPIVGSLLVMAADGQFLRPALGMASFGAAFALPFSLFAIFPSWLSSLPKSGGWLNTVKVVLGFIELALAFKFLSVADQVYHWGLLDRHIFIAIWAAISFLTGLYLLGKIRLPHDSAMEKLSITRLLLATVAFGFFLYLLPGLWGAPLKELSGYLPPQKENMFAFASNGTTSQTAKEESFNAKYADFLHLPHGIKGYFEYKEALAAAEKAGKPLFIDFTGHGCVNCRKMEANVWADAQVLRALKEDFVVVALYADERKEAEQSDWVQNAEGETLKTIGSINLNLQSERFKTTSQPYYVIINPKDERLLANPTAYDEKVSNFINFLETAKNNFKILNAAQ